The Methanobacterium sp. genome includes the window AATTTATCCAAAACTATTGAAGACAGAGCCTTAAACGAAGAACCTCCTAAAGGTGTTACAGCTAAAGAACATGTAATCAAAATTGTTTACGATGAATTAGTGCATCTTCTGGGAGATAAAGTTGCCGAAGTCCAAATTGAGAAGAAACCATACAAAATTCTTTTTATAGGACTGCAAGGAAGTGGTAAAACTACTACAATAGGTAAAATGAGCAAATATTTGCAAAAAAAAGGTTTTAATCCAGCGATTATATGTACCGACACGTGGAGACCTGCTGCCTTCGAACAAATTCGGCAATTCACAGAAAACCTGAATATATCACTATACGGAGACCCCAAAAATGATGACGCCTTGGATTTAGCTCGAAAAGGTTTGAAAAAACATAAAAACCAAGACATAATCATTGTAGACACTGCTGGTCGTCACAAAGAAGAAAAAGATCTTCTTAATGAAATGAAACAAATATCAGCAGTTGTTGAGCCTGACGAAGTCATGCTAGTTATTGATGGAACAATAGGCCAACAAGCCAAAGAACAAGCCCAAGCTTTTAGTAAAACCACTGAAATCGGATCAATTATCGTGACAAAGCTTGATGGGTCGGCTAAAGGAGGTGGAGCTCTTTCTGCAGTAGCAGAAATTGGAGCTCCCATTAAATTTATTGGTACTGGTGAACGCATTGATGATCTGGAAGTTTTCGATCCTGAAAGGTTTATCTCCAGATTGCTAGGTATGGGCGATATCAAAACCCTGATTGAGCGTGCCGAAGAAATAGTTGAAGAAGATGTCGATACTGAAGCCATGGACGCCATGTTAAGCGGTAAATTCACATTGAAAGATATGTACAGCCAATTTGAAATGATGAATAAAATGGGCCCAATGCAACAAGTTATGAATATGCTACCAGGCATGGGTGGAAAATTACCCAAAAACGCGTCACAAGTAACTGAAGAGAAACTAACCAAATACAAGATCCTAATGGATTCAATGACTGAAGAGGAGCTTACTCATCCCGAAATCATAAAACAATCCCGAGTTAAAAGAATATCCAGAGGCTCTGGAATGCGTAACGAAGATGTTAAAGAGCTTCTTAAATATTACCAAGTCACTAAAAAAGCAATTAAAGGCTTCGGAAAACGTAAGATGGGCGGTCCCTTGGGACAGATGATGCGTCAAATGATGCGATAACATCACCCATCACCACAAATAAGCTTAATTAACACTTTTTTGTTCATAGTTTTTACATGATTAAAAATGCAATTGCCCCAATTGTGCAATTTACCAGAAAAATACTATTTAACGAAATTTTACGTAAATACTGCTATTTGCCGCCCCATTTAAAAATATATGAGGAACATATAGAATGAATAATATCGAGTATCAAACTATTGAAATTATAAAAATTACTGATGGAAATATCTGTAATCGTTGTTTAGGTAGGAATTTCTACCCTAAAATCTCTGGAAAGAATAATCAGGAGAGAGGGCAGAATCTAAAAAATTCGTTAACCCTAGGAAAAAGCTTGCCCGAAAATAGTAAAGAATGTTTTATATGTGAAAACATCTTTGAAACTCTTACAAATGATGTAAAATACATAATCAATGAAATAAATAGTTCTAAAATCGAATTTTCAAATTTCCTTGTTGGTTGCCGTTTACCGAAAGAAATATTGGAGAAAGAAAAAACTATTTGGGACAAAACAGGCCTAATGAGTGAAAGTATAAAAAAAGAGATCAACAGAGAACTTGGTAAAGCATTAGCACTTAATATGAATAAAGAAGTAGAATTTGAGAATCCTAACTTAGTAGTGATGATGGATTATACCACCGGTAAAGTGGATCTTCAAATAAACCCACTGTTCATAGAAGGCCGATACCGTAAACTTATAAGAGGAATCCCTCAAACGAGATGGCCTTGCAGAAAATGCAGGGGTAAAGGATGCAAATTTTGCGATTTCACAGGCAAAACATACCCAGAATCAGTTGAAGAATTGATTGCTGAAAGAGTGATCCAGGTAAGCAAAGGAAAGGAATCCAGATTTCATGGTGCAGGTAGAGAAGACATTGATGTGAGAATGCTCGGTAGAGGTAGGCCCTTCGTACTAGAGATTAAAGAGCCAAAAATTCGCGATTTAAATTTGAAAGAATTAACTGAAAAAATTAATAAACATTGTCAAGGCAAAGTCGAAGTTCTTAATTTGCAACTTGTAGGAAAAGAACGTCGGAGTGGCGTAAAAGCATCTTCTACAGAAACCTCCAAGACATACCGTGCGGTGGTTGAAGTAGAAAATACCATTTCCAATGATGATTTAAAAATTCTGAGAAATTTAAAAATTATCCAGCAGAGAACACCAATTCGGGTGTCTCATCGTAGAGCAGATAAAATACGAACTCGGGAAGTAAAAGAAGTTGAATTCAAAATAATTGATTCGAATCATTTTGAACTAATAATAAATTGTGAAGGAGGATTATACATCAAAGAACTAATATCTGGGGATGAAGACCGGACAAAACCCAGTATTACCTCACTTTTAGAAAACCAAGCCACTTGTGTTGATCTGGATGTGTTAGAAGTTAATATTTAAATTGGTAATTGATAGAAAGATAGTTTTATAAACTCTAAATTATTAACATTAATTTAATCGATTTCACCGAGGATTAAGCACTGAAAGATTCACACGAATTTTATCTTAAATTAACAGGGACCCCCTTCACGGGACTGTATTATAAAGTAAATCCTAATAATCTCTGTGAATAACATATTGTGTACGTAATGACCTAATGAACATATTACAAGATGGATATATACAATCATGATGGTGTATGTTTACTGATCATTCAGAGATTAAAAAAATACTTTCGATGGACATAATTAAAAAGTTAAACCATTTCTGATGAAGTGGAGGACTAAAAATGACGCAAAGATCAAGAGGTTTTAGAAGTAAAACAAGGTACAAACTTAAAAAGAGTTTAAGAACAGGAAGAGCCAACCCCATAACAAAAAAAATCCAGACCTTCCAGGAAAATGATCTGGTTCACATAATCATTGACCCCAGTGTTCACAAAGGACAACCACACCCCCGTTTCCATGGGAAAACCGGCAAAGTGGCAGAAAAAAGGGGTCGTGCATACATTGTTGCAATAAATGATGGAAATAAGGCCAAAAAACTAATTATAAGACCTGAACATCTTAAAATACAAGAGTGATGGGGATGATTGGAAAGAAAACCCTGGATACCGATCCGATCCCTCTGGTGAATGTAAAGCCATTGCTAGAGGAACGGGAAAAACTACATGAACTAAGTTATGAGCAGAATCTGGCATTGGATCATGTCAC containing:
- the ffh gene encoding signal recognition particle protein, which codes for MLGNLGKNLTKTMKKLAGMTIIDEEVVKEVIKDIQRALIQSDVNIKLVLNLSKTIEDRALNEEPPKGVTAKEHVIKIVYDELVHLLGDKVAEVQIEKKPYKILFIGLQGSGKTTTIGKMSKYLQKKGFNPAIICTDTWRPAAFEQIRQFTENLNISLYGDPKNDDALDLARKGLKKHKNQDIIIVDTAGRHKEEKDLLNEMKQISAVVEPDEVMLVIDGTIGQQAKEQAQAFSKTTEIGSIIVTKLDGSAKGGGALSAVAEIGAPIKFIGTGERIDDLEVFDPERFISRLLGMGDIKTLIERAEEIVEEDVDTEAMDAMLSGKFTLKDMYSQFEMMNKMGPMQQVMNMLPGMGGKLPKNASQVTEEKLTKYKILMDSMTEEELTHPEIIKQSRVKRISRGSGMRNEDVKELLKYYQVTKKAIKGFGKRKMGGPLGQMMRQMMR
- a CDS encoding tRNA pseudouridine(54/55) synthase Pus10, giving the protein MNNIEYQTIEIIKITDGNICNRCLGRNFYPKISGKNNQERGQNLKNSLTLGKSLPENSKECFICENIFETLTNDVKYIINEINSSKIEFSNFLVGCRLPKEILEKEKTIWDKTGLMSESIKKEINRELGKALALNMNKEVEFENPNLVVMMDYTTGKVDLQINPLFIEGRYRKLIRGIPQTRWPCRKCRGKGCKFCDFTGKTYPESVEELIAERVIQVSKGKESRFHGAGREDIDVRMLGRGRPFVLEIKEPKIRDLNLKELTEKINKHCQGKVEVLNLQLVGKERRSGVKASSTETSKTYRAVVEVENTISNDDLKILRNLKIIQQRTPIRVSHRRADKIRTREVKEVEFKIIDSNHFELIINCEGGLYIKELISGDEDRTKPSITSLLENQATCVDLDVLEVNI
- a CDS encoding 50S ribosomal protein L21e, which produces MTQRSRGFRSKTRYKLKKSLRTGRANPITKKIQTFQENDLVHIIIDPSVHKGQPHPRFHGKTGKVAEKRGRAYIVAINDGNKAKKLIIRPEHLKIQE